A part of Methanocalculus alkaliphilus genomic DNA contains:
- the xseA gene encoding exodeoxyribonuclease VII large subunit translates to MPGGEQATLLSDEPEILSVVDLSRIIRERLDTPELRGVRVRGEVTNYRLHSSGHMYFSLSDRGENGDAAIDCVIWRRAAQKIRIPPENGMDVIVTGYIDHYPPYGKTQFIGNELIHAGAGEKYLLLERWRQELAKEGCFLESEKKPLPPYPARIGVVTSRTGAVLQDIRNILSRRFPVDLILSPTQVQGEYAHSDISAAITRLDGHVDVIIVARGGGSFEDLFCFNHPDVIRAIAACSTPIISAIGHEVDVTLSDLASDLRAPTPSAAAELVVADRARLLIELQDRRESMQTTLLDRIERCRDDLEELRLRIISRRLERRLSDMRQTSSDLLERLQRGMAVRLQREKRELEHLTTQIHAADSRAPLRRGYTLLFAEGELIRSAAELKRSDTVTIYFSDGEAGATITEVHHDRDI, encoded by the coding sequence ATGCCCGGTGGTGAGCAGGCAACCCTTCTATCGGATGAGCCGGAGATCCTCTCCGTCGTCGATCTCTCCCGCATCATCAGGGAGAGGCTTGACACACCAGAACTCCGGGGGGTACGGGTCAGGGGTGAGGTGACCAATTACCGGCTCCACTCATCCGGTCATATGTACTTTTCACTCTCCGACAGAGGAGAGAACGGGGATGCGGCAATCGACTGTGTAATATGGCGCCGTGCCGCACAGAAGATCAGGATCCCGCCCGAAAACGGCATGGATGTTATCGTCACCGGCTATATCGATCACTATCCCCCGTATGGGAAGACACAGTTCATCGGAAATGAACTCATCCATGCAGGAGCCGGGGAAAAATATCTCCTCCTTGAACGATGGAGGCAGGAGCTGGCGAAGGAAGGCTGTTTCCTCGAATCCGAAAAGAAGCCTCTTCCCCCGTATCCCGCCCGTATCGGGGTCGTCACCTCAAGGACCGGGGCAGTCCTCCAGGATATCAGAAATATCCTTTCACGAAGGTTCCCGGTCGATCTCATCCTTTCACCGACACAGGTTCAGGGTGAATATGCCCATAGTGATATCTCAGCTGCGATAACCCGGCTGGATGGGCATGTGGATGTGATCATCGTTGCCCGTGGCGGGGGGAGCTTCGAGGATCTCTTCTGCTTCAACCATCCGGATGTCATTCGGGCAATCGCTGCCTGTTCAACCCCGATCATCTCAGCCATCGGCCATGAAGTGGATGTTACCCTCTCAGACCTTGCCAGTGATCTGCGGGCGCCGACCCCGTCTGCCGCCGCCGAACTCGTCGTCGCTGACCGGGCCCGGCTCCTGATTGAGCTTCAGGACAGGAGGGAGTCCATGCAGACAACCCTCCTTGACCGGATAGAGAGGTGCAGAGACGATCTGGAGGAACTCAGGCTCCGGATCATCAGCAGGAGATTAGAGCGGCGTCTCAGCGATATGAGACAGACCTCCTCGGACCTGCTGGAGCGGCTTCAGCGAGGGATGGCAGTCCGTCTTCAGAGGGAGAAGAGAGAGCTTGAGCACCTTACAACACAAATCCATGCCGCTGACAGCCGTGCACCCCTCAGACGAGGATATACCCTCCTCTTTGCTGAAGGAGAACTGATCAGATCAGCCGCTGAGCTGAAGAGAAGCGATACAGTAACGATCTACTTCTCAGATGGAGAGGCAGGGGCGACGATAACCGAGGTACACCATGACAGAGACATATGA
- the xseB gene encoding exodeoxyribonuclease VII small subunit, producing MTETYEEMVKRLREIARRLEDPDTPLDESIRLYQDGIDLIKKCESFLSDAELRILEMTEE from the coding sequence ATGACAGAGACATATGAAGAGATGGTAAAACGACTCCGTGAGATAGCACGGAGGCTTGAGGATCCGGATACACCCCTTGACGAGAGCATCAGGCTGTATCAGGATGGTATTGACCTGATCAAAAAGTGTGAATCATTCCTCTCAGACGCAGAACTTCGCATCCTCGAGATGACAGAAGAGTAG
- a CDS encoding DUF371 domain-containing protein: MEIREVIQCRGHANVTGRHPTTFMITTEDEMTLKGDCIIGISADASLIDLSDAFCDLLSDDRTILRTILSVEGIVCEIRSEGSARMALDHPTDFVWRRSDFVCGRTIGIRSDFVARTLPEELIAALSSGAAMEVILIAEGVD; the protein is encoded by the coding sequence ATGGAGATCAGGGAAGTCATTCAGTGCCGGGGCCATGCCAATGTAACCGGCCGCCATCCGACCACATTTATGATCACGACTGAGGACGAGATGACCCTGAAAGGTGATTGTATCATCGGGATTTCAGCAGATGCATCTCTTATTGACCTTTCAGATGCCTTTTGTGATCTCCTCTCCGATGATCGTACGATTCTCCGGACCATCCTCTCTGTTGAGGGTATCGTCTGTGAGATACGGTCAGAGGGATCTGCCCGGATGGCACTCGATCATCCGACAGATTTTGTCTGGAGAAGAAGCGACTTTGTCTGCGGCCGTACAATCGGCATCAGGTCAGATTTCGTGGCGCGCACCCTTCCGGAGGAGCTGATAGCGGCACTCTCCTCCGGTGCAGCGATGGAGGTCATTCTTATTGCAGAAGGGGTAGACTGA
- a CDS encoding HVO_0476 family zinc finger protein — translation MSISIRCPGCEEETDHDIVRDGSPATVRCCECDHIHRITITIPAIREIPAIVSSEAESKKGVIELTDDELVNVGDTFVADVGDDIFGVEVTGIEIGPARRRRASVKDITCLWTRVVDTVIIRASLHKGATTIPLYEAVDGETAYTIGEITDVGGRQFRVTRIKMRDGQVIRKPGSYAEARFIKRIYGERS, via the coding sequence ATGTCGATATCGATCAGATGCCCTGGGTGTGAAGAGGAGACCGACCACGATATCGTTCGTGATGGATCACCCGCCACGGTACGCTGCTGTGAGTGTGATCACATACACCGCATCACCATTACAATCCCTGCCATACGTGAGATCCCTGCCATCGTCAGTAGCGAGGCTGAGTCAAAGAAAGGAGTCATAGAGCTTACAGATGATGAGCTGGTGAACGTCGGGGACACATTTGTCGCTGATGTCGGAGACGATATCTTTGGTGTCGAGGTGACCGGAATCGAGATCGGCCCTGCAAGGCGGAGGAGGGCTTCTGTAAAGGATATCACCTGCCTCTGGACGAGGGTGGTCGATACGGTCATTATCCGGGCATCACTCCATAAAGGGGCGACAACGATACCACTCTACGAAGCCGTGGATGGAGAGACTGCCTATACCATCGGGGAGATCACCGATGTCGGAGGACGTCAGTTCCGTGTAACCCGGATAAAAATGAGGGATGGACAGGTTATCAGAAAGCCGGGCTCCTATGCCGAGGCACGTTTTATCAAACGAATCTATGGTGAACGGTCATGA